The genomic window AACAATACCTTTCAAAAGAGTGCATATATCAAATATGTCCCAAAATTCCAATAAATTAACAACCCATGGTGAACCATCTCTTATAACTATTAAGAAGGATGCCGCTACACAACCTGTTTCTATtcttaataaaataaacacTACAACTACAAATGGTGGTAAACCTTTAGCGGTAAATGATACagcaaaatcaaaattggCTACTACAATCGAAAAAATATACCCTACAAATggaaatttgaatattaatcCTGTGACAAATCCAATATCAAACAGACAGCAAATATCTGATAATCAAAAAGATCCAACAGATACTCTAACCAATAGTAGACCTTCCGATAAGAAAGCTAGACTATATATGAACAatgatatcaataataacatacTCCCCGCAGATCAACTAAGATCAGTATCAAATGTAAGTATAAAGACTGCAGTTTCTTTCAGTAcgaataatgaaaatgaaaaacaattacATCATCGATATTCTATATCGAATAAACCAACaagtaaaaataattcacaagaaaatttaaataataataataacaataataatcatcGATTATCAATTGATACAACAGGagttaataataaaaaagttACCAgtaaaacaaaaaatgaagataatataCAAGATGATGgaacattagaagaaaaaaattctaTCGTTCACATGCCTGGTGATTTTATATATCTAGAACCTAAAACACCAACATCATCTTCCATAGATTCAAACAACAAGCAAATTACTCAATCACATGCTCGACTAATAACACCACATCGAAATGATACTGCTTCTACTATCGTCGGTACTGGTACTGCTACTACTACTTCTACTGCTACTGTTACTCCTGCTACTAATTCCTCCACACACAATACGAAATCAAACGTTAAGAATccaaaagaaataataggAACTCCCAAGGGACCTCAAATTCCATTCtatgaatttttccaaaagcAAGAtgacaaaaaaatacatatattAATGGGAACCACAGGATCCGTTGCCACCATAAAAGTTCCCTTAATCATTGataaacttttcaaaatatatacacCTGAACGTGTCTCAATCCAATTAATAGTGACCAAACCCGCTGAACATTTCTTAAAAggtttgaaaatttcatcacATGTGAAAATATGGagagaagaagatgttTGGTATGAATATAAATTAGATGGTAATGAACCCATATTACATCATGAATTAAGGAAATGGGCagatatattattgattgCACCATTAAGTGCAAATACTTTAGCGAAGATTGCAAATGGaatttgtaataatttattaaccTCGGTGTTGAGAGATTGGTCTCCTTTGACTCCTGTTCTTGTCGCACCTGCAATGAATACATTTATGTATATTAATCCAATGACGAAGAAACATTTGAccattttacaaaatgaatGTCCTTATGTTACCATTTTGAAACCAATGGAAAAAGTTTTGATTTGTGGAGATATTGGTATGGGTGGAATGAGAGAATGGACAGATATTGTTGAAATAATGAGgaaaagaattaatgaattggtTAAAATTCAAAACTTATCAAATGATTTGACGAATACTTCTCATGTGATTGGTGATAACAAGgcaaatattattaattccAATGCTAAAGATTTACAacagaataaaaaaacttCAACACCGAATGATAGTTTAGCAATAAGTCAGGATGAAGTTGAAAACGAAGAAAATGAGgatgacgatgacgatgatgatgaagaggacgaagatgaagatgatgaactTCGGAATGACACCGCCTCAGACGATAGTGGAATCAGCGATgacgacgatgatgataacgATGACAGTGACGAAGCtgaagacgaagatgacgatgatgatgatgatgattatgatgatgacacTGAACAAGATGGTAAAACCGAACAACGCCAGATATAGAGTTCAGAAATGACAACGCCACAGCTTACTTCACTAAAAAACAAGTtgtatcattaatatttgcattattagttattattattattattattattacaccttattattaacaataactcccctttttttcttttttttttttttctgttCTACAAATACACAATTAgagatatattttcatgTTATATTTCACTTTATATAAAGACTGGCCACAAAgcttttgtttcttcaaagtTGCGAAATTGGAATCCTCTTTGAAATGGTACGTTAAGACTTTATGTATGTCCTTttgatttttatatatttaaaggttattaaaagattaatAGATGTATTTACAAGAAACCTaatgattttaatattcttaatTTAAACCCTTCAAAACTATTTAATTTAGGTCGTACAtccaaataaatataaggtatcttttcatttttttgtcccttgtttcaatttcatcacaATAAAAATCAATAACGTAATCAATTTTCTTACCACAACGATCAATTTGCCAATCATGACGATCAAAAGGTTTTGAATAATGTAATATAGTTGATCTAAACCATGCTCTGGGAGTCAATTTTTTCGAATCTCCTTTAAAATTAGtcaatttaatatcattacaTGGAGTGGAGTGTTCCCAttgatttatataattcCAAACTCtttcatttattgaattatgtAATGGTACCACTGTTTTCATATCTGTTTCATTAGGGTTccaatttttccttttcattgCTTCAAAGAATTGTTTTTCTGATGGATAAATCCAGTTTGAGTCTGTTCCAGTTCTTGGTATTGAAGATACAGTCCTTTCATCTGTTattgttgatgaagatggagTAGTCGATGTAGAACCAACAACAGGTGGGTTTTGAAGATCttgtttcaaattatcaGGTGAGCATTCTAAAGTCGTTGAAACCTTCGCTAGAGTATTTTTCTGCGGCTGTTGCTGCTGATGTTGTTGTAACCATAATTCCCTTGTCTTTTCATCGACGGGACATTTTGGTTgctcattattatttgaagacaTAGTTTGTTCTTGGAgataaatattaatttgaGTATATAACCTAAGATGATATAATCTTGAATATGTTAATGGATACACTCGAGGAGAGTCAGCTCTGTGTTTGAGGCACTTATTATTCTTTGAGGAGTTTTAGCTTCaactataataataatctgGGGGGAGCATACCCTTTGAGAGTTTCTTAGTTGATTCGCCCCGCCGGAACTTTGAAGCGTACGTAGAGTGATTGGTCTGGTAAGTCCTTATAAGAAGGGACTCTCTTTTGGCGGGATTCGTGTAAAGTTTTAATATCTTGGGtatcaaaaaatatgttgataatgaatcaaGTCTGTAGATGacaacaaaaacaaagTATGGAGGCTTACATATATTGAACTATACATAATGTACTTGGGTCATTACAAGCTATACACTACGTGCAGACAAGATCCGCAATAATTAACAAGTTGAACTACAATAAGGACCAAATGTCTCATGGaattctttcttattatattatctttaaagTCATAATTGTCTGGTCTAGTTTCCCATTTATTGTTTTCCTGATTGGAATATGTAcgtatatgtatatgtagGTATGTATTGAAAGAGGCTGGGCGGCTATTTTCATCTCGCTTTTGGGTTTCCCGTTTTAGTATGTGCATATAACCTCCACACACCACACTGgaagaaaggaaaatcTAGAACATTGGCTGACGGGCCCACTCATCTTGTAACTTACAAATTGTAAGAGAGGAAATAATTACTAAGAGAATGACACCTGCCTCGGTCTCTTCTTATAATGAGAGACCTACACTTCTACTACGATAACAATTAAACAGCTCTAGATGAAGATATCCGCATGAGATACATTAGTAATGACTAAGTAGGTAGTGGCGtcgataataatgatagaaAAACTTTGTAACATACCTCAGAAGAAAACAGCAAGGAAATCTATATAAGTATATAAGTATATAAATAGGGGCCGCCAAGAAGAATAGATAAGTGCTAGTTTATCTTTAGTAACTACCATCTTGTATCAAAAGTGAACTAAAAGCAGAACACACACAAACACACACAAAAGTCTATAACAAAACAGCAATGAGTTCAATTCAAACACATAATTTACAACGTATCACAGAAATCCCATTATCTCAAATAAGGAGACCAATAATGCCCGTCTTAGATACACAAAAGATTGATGCCATGGTCTCCACAATGAATGGTATACCTATGGCAAGTAAGACATGTTCATTAGAATCAGCTCAATCGATGGATGGTAAATTACCACCAATTGATGTAATGGTCGTACGtcataatgatgaaaattattattttgcaTTTGGTGGATGTCATAGATTTCAAGCTTACGATCGTCAAGCCAAAGATAAGGatgattcaaattatttggTTCGCTGTAAATTGATTCCTGCCACGGAACgtcaattgaaaatgtaCGTAGGTGGTAGTATAGATAACATGTTCAATTAGAATTACTGAAAATACATGCACGTAGGTagagtatatatatataatatatatttaactTATCCTTAATAAAATCACACCCATAGCTATTCGCACACTACCCTTATTTATACTTATATTAACCGAGAACCCGGGGTCTTTACTTTACTTCCTCCCGTATTAAATATATGGAGATAAGCGATAACACGGATGACCCGTACTTAAAGCCACGAGTGTCCCTTCCTAAATCCGCCCCCTCTTCCACAGGTACATATTCTGTATTCTCAAAGCTGATTGATGGAAATACCACTAACAAATCCTCTTTATATTTActatcaatatatatattcttaaGCAAGAACAAATAATACTGAACGCTGATTGATCCATTGCAACCAAACTCCTTTGAAGTAAAGAGTGTTGAAAGATGCTGTTACCTTTCCTTTTGGTTGAAGTTTTAAGGACCAAGCCAGATTTCATAAATCCggttaataaattttgtCCTACGCAATatcatacatatatacGTAACATAACATATCCATCCCCCATTGTCGAAGGATTTCTTTTCACATAGATTCCTGTATTATCCTTGGCAAATCCTTTAAATCACTCTTAGTTTAACCAATATATTCCTTCCTCTTTAGTTTCAGCTACTCTTCTTGAACCATATATAACTTCTGTTTCTactatcatcattattaatcaAACCAATAACAACGACGCCCTTTCAAGAAATCGGGGGTTAGCGGAAtacaaatataaaaattcaattatctCATCGGTTATAAAGTCATATATTAGGACAACCAACAAATACGATTACAAATTGAACaacttatatatatataggcAAGTtcatataaaatatattcatatataataacCAACCAACCAACAAAACAAGACCCCacatcaaaaaatataaaaaactACACAATACACGGCATGCTAAGATCTACATTCCAAACTTTATCAAAGAGAACTTTTTCCTCAACATCAATTAATCCATATAAGGTAGCAGTCCTTGGTGCAAGTGGTGGTATAGGTCaaccattatcattattattaaaattaaacCATAACGTAACAGATTTAAGACTTTATGATTTAAGAAATGCAAAGGGTGTAGCTACAGATCTTTCTCACATTCCAACAAATTCCACAGTAAAGGGGTTCGCACCagatcaacaacaaccagATGCCCTACGTGATACCATCAAAGATTCAGATTTAATCTTAATCCCCGCAGGAGTACCAAGAAAACCAGGTATGACAAGAGAtgatcttttcaatattaacGCCGGTATCGTCCATGACTTGGCGCAAACTATCGCAAAAGAAGCTCCAAATTCATCCATATTAGTAATTTCTAACCCTGTAAATTCTACTGTACCAATCGTTGCGGAAGTCCTTAAGGAACATAACGTTTATAATCCGAAGAAATTGTTCGGTGTCACCACGTTAGATTTAATTAGATCCTCAAGGTTCCTTTCTGAAATCTTAAAGACTGATCCAACAAAGGAACATGTTAACGTCATTGGTGGTCATTCTggtattactattattccAATCTTATctcaattagaaaattgTTCCACTTTGTCccaagaacaaaaaaatgaattgattcaTAGAATTCAATTCGGTGGAGATGAAGTCGTAAAGGCTAAAGATGGGGCTGGTTCAGCTACTTTATCAATGGCTTACGCTGGGGCTACATTCGCTGATGCTGTAATGAGAGgtttaaatgatgaaaagaatGTGGTTATGTCATCATTCGTCGATTCTCCATTGTTTAAGAACGAAGGTATAGATTTCTTTGCTTCTAAAGTTACTTTGGGTCCAAATGGGGTTGAAAAGATTCATGAGTTTGGTAAATTAAATCAACATGAAAATGAGATGTTAGAAACATGTAAGGAaactttgaagaaaaatattgaaaagggTTACACTTTTGTTAAGAACAAAAAGTAATAGAAAAAGTCTTACTACTTTTAGCTTACTTGTTTTCCTTGAATCTCCATTCTTTCCtgatttttttgattatcaaaaaatatatatgtaaataaataccaaaaaaagccatatatcaaataaatattctttaaaaaaaaatacatattgtatatatttttatataatatatctttattactttaaaaaaaaactctttaaagaagataataaatctacAAGTAATGAAAACAGCGAGGGGATTTCTTTCTCGTTCACTCTTGTGGGATAAGTATCATGACTATAGGAACAGGTTCCTAATATAAGTGTACCCAATTTGTTATCTTCCAAAAATGCAAAAGACCAAAAATCGAGGTTAGTTGACTAAATTTCCATTAATAAGACCTgtctttttcttccttccCTTCGAAACTCGGCTCGAACTAGGTATAGAATACTAAAGAACTAGCGCACTCATGGTTCACAAACAGATAACTAGGGTGAGATATCCATTGCTACTTTCATCTGTCTTTGTTTATCAACCAAGTGAAGCTCCATTTGATGACTTGAGTAGCTGGCCCCTTTCAAACGATATGTCAAAAAAGATAAGAGGCAAAAcaattgatgaatattCTAGATGTATTCATTGGAATTCAGAGTTAGACATcatatcattaaaatttAAATGTTGTTCTGATGTATATTATGCTTGCTATCAATGTCATGAAGAGTTAACAACCCACCCTGTAAAGAGATTTGATTTGAATGCAAATCCTGATGTAAAGGTAATTATTTGTGGTAATTGTTGTAAAGAAATGACATTCGAAGAATATGTAGaatcaaaaaatgaatatgaCCGACTATGTTGTTTTAATTGTCAGAGTTTATTTAACCCAGGTTGTAAATTACATTACgatttatattttgaacTTGATAGCGATAAGTATGGTCGTGATCATGATATTGTTGACTGCAAAATAtaacattatatatactaACTTACCAACCTATACGTAGAATTATAGAGAATATAGATATTAGttcattttattatcaCCTCCTCACTTTGGAAATCGGTATGCTCAATAACGATAATTTGGTTGACGCTTTTGACCTATTAACTGAAGGATCAATACCCGacgaattattattagttgaGGATATATAAGAGTTAGGTATTATTGAACTCCTGCGTTCTTGATTTCCTAATACAagttgttcttcttcttcttcttcttctctcTCCTCTTGAATTGAATTCGGTACGTCTACTAGCAGATAACGATTAATCGATTCTAtattatgatgatttattgtTTCTGTTCTTGTATGAGTCACGTCATTTATGGATCCGACGTTATTACCACAGTCctgatttgaattattgataatattggaTTCCGTAATAGAATCTACGTCATTAATGGAATATGAAActatttcattatttgaaagagaTTGTGACTCTGTCGATATTGATGAGGGAGACATTGAAAGTGGGGACTCAACTCTGGGTAAAAATCTTTGAGTAGGTGTAAAAATAGGAATATCCAATTTAGGCGACATTAAAGACCTCGTGTCACTCATATCATTATGATATGATGTGCGCTCGTTTGTGGAGATAGTTAATTTGGgttgtttttcatttattatacCTTTATTGTTATCAGTAAATGCTTGCACTGATTTAACGATTGGAGATCTAAGTGATTGAAAACTATTATTTCTTGGAAGTCTAGCTTGTTTGGCttctaaattttcttttaataattgctgataaattttttgagTTTCATACGAGCCCACGATATCATCAGGTTTCCAAtggtttttatttttatctttatttagCATTTCATTATGGAAATGATCATCcattaacaataattttaGACAATCGAGACTACCATATTGTAAACATAAATTCAACGAATTATCtccattttcatcaactATTGATAAATCAGCGCCGAGACTGATTAACATACTTAGACATTGGTGATAATCATTAATACATGCGATATGTATTGGTGCTAAATTCCCTTCACCTTTATCGTTTAAAAATCGAGAGAAATGTTGCAATAATAAATGAGTAGTTTGTTCATGACCGTTTTTCAAAGCCAAATGAACGCATGTATTCCCCTGAAAAGTACGTAGTGTTTCGTTCTTGTCATGGCctaattgaattaaataaacACAAACCAGATATCGACCGTTGAATGCTGCATAATGTAATGAAGTCCATCCATTTTGCGGGTCAATATTGTATAATAGTTCAGGATATCTCCTTAATAGTCTCTTTACTGATAATAATCTTCCAGTAATGATTGCTTCTCGGAGTCTTTCAGAAGGCTCGATTTGCATCATCTAGTAATTGTTCCGTTCAATACTTTGtctttcaatatatatatatatataatctgGCCCAGTTACAATCGATTATGAATGATAAAGACCGCTAGTCGTTTTAATATCAAACTCCATGATATCCAAACCATTACATCTCTATAAAATGAATCATGTATGAATGAACCACGCTGAAGCAGGCTTAAGTGGCTTATACGAAAATATATGTCACTGATTTTTTCTCCAGCCATTGAGTAAAGCAAAGCAAAGTTTTGTGACATTTTCGCGGCTCACTCACTCACTCGCTCGAAGTAGTTGTTACACAGATCTGGCTGGATCTCCCGGAAAAATGCTCGATgtggaagaaaaattttctcGAGGGCATCGAAGCGTCGACCTCGTCCAACTATGtcaatatataaacatgtagatatataaatgtGTTGAGACAGTTTTGATTCTAACTTGGCAATTGCATGGTAagtttaattttttctttaaaaaaggAGAAAACAGCCCCCTCAAGAACCaattaacaaaaattatGTCTCAAGGTACTTTATATGCCCACTTAGGTGGAAGAGGTTTAGCTCTTGAAGCTTTGATCGAACATTTCAACTTAGATTTCGAAGTTGTTGAATGTAAAGGTAATGCtacttttgaagaaaaattcccATTAAAGATGAGTCCAGCTCTTGTTGGTCCAAAGGGTGCTAAATTGACTGAAACCATTGCCATTGCTTATTACTTAGTTAACttcattgaagatgaaaaagtTAAAGCTAAATTGGTTGGTTCCactgaaattgaaaaggcTCAAGTCTTGAGATGGATCTCTTTTGCCAATATGGAAGTTGGTTCCAATTGGTTCAAGGCTTTCGCCTCAATTACAGGTTCCACTCCATTCAACAAGAAGGAAGTTGATGCTGCTTTCGCTAAGTTAAATGCCTACGCTGCTGCTTTCGAAGTAAGATTAAGAGATTTCACTTACTTAGCTACTGAAAATGTTTCTTTAGCTGATATGCAAGCTGTTTCTACTTGGGGTTCTGCTTTCAAATTACTTTTAGGTGAAGAATTCAGATCCAAGTACCCACATTTAATGAGATGGTTCAAAACTGTTTCTGCTTCTCCAATTATGGCTTCCAAATTTGAAGGTTatcaattcattgaaaagacTTTACAATTTGTCCCAccaaagaaggaaaagaaggCTGAAAAGAAACCAAAGGCTGAACAAAAACCAAAGGTTGAAAAGAAACCTGAAGCTGAAGCTGATGCTGAAGCTGCTCCAGCTAAAAAGCCAAAGCACCCATTAGAAGCCTTAGGTAAATCTACTTTCATCCTAGATGAATGGAAGAGACAATACTCTAACGAAGATACCAGACCAGTTGCTTTACCATGGTTCTGGGAACATTACAATCCAGAAGAATACTCTCTATGGAAGGTTGATTACAAATATAACGATGAATTGACTTTAACTTTCATGTCTAACAATTTAGTTGGTGGTTTCTTCAACAGATTATCTGCTTCTACCAAATACATGTTTGGTTGTTTAGTTGTCTATGGtgaaaacaacaacaatggTATCACCGGTGCTATTATGGTTAGAGGTCAAGATAATGTCCCAGCTTTCAATGTTGCTCCTGATTGGGAATCTTACTCTTACAGCAAGTTGGACCCAACTaaggaagaagataaggaattcattaataacaTGTGGGCTTGGGATAAACCAGTTGTTGTCAACGGTGAATCCAAGGAAATTGTTGACGGTAAGGTCTTGAAAtagattatttattgataatttgctttctttaattatatttttttaagtCTCTCTAAAGCagtgaaaatatttttaaataaaaaatcaactagatatatatatatatatttagaGAAAATGTCAATATCATTTGCCGTTCAAAAATTGTATATGGCTTGTCTAACTCTATGTTTTAAGTACTATGTAACCTTTAAATAAAGATTTGGAATGTATAGTGACGCCTTGATTAAGCCAACTAGGTTGTTAAAGACAACTTCCACCTTTACTTTGGTAGATTCAGTTGACACAAAAACAAGCAGAAATATGTAAAGTTGTAAATCagttaatatattatagaCGCTATACTAGAGAATATCTTGATATATCCAATAGCAGAGTCCATTGAACATCACTGAATATGAATTAATTAAGATATTTAATGTGTGAGCTTATGAAAATGGAATCGTTAAAGTGaataaatgatattaaggtatatatatatatatattaatatgatGAATCTGATGCGTATAGTAGAGAGGCCCTATCGAAGgcaaataaatatatcacaGTAATTTAAGTATAAGGGAAAGGCCATGTCATGATGAAATAGTCTTTAATGTTCCGGCGTTTCGGTTTCCCTTCACTGTGAATgagaaggaagaagaagctaCTCTACTTTCAGTAAGTATGTAGCCGAATGCAAAAGTTGTGTCGTTAAAAAATCATGGAGATGAGAGGCCAAGGGGTGTTATAGTTTGCCTAACTTATCAGTGACTTCAGTCATAAGGGCCCAACTTCTTAAATTGACGGGAGTGAACGAACCTGTGTTGAGGTCAACTATCAAATCTTCATCGTCATATTCCTGGTAAGCGACTGATGATGACATTTGTAATGATGAGTAACTAGTTTCTCTTGTGTGATTGTTTGTCGATATTCGACTATCCTTTTGGTTTGTATGTGAccaattttgatttattgaagaGAATGGATTTATGTTGTTATTTGACATAAAAGTTTGTGTGGACATGATTGGCTGGTAATTAGTATTGTTTTGGTGTTAATCAAGGATTTCCTTGTTAACCAGTTCCagatatattaatataagGGGAGTTTGAATGTGTCCACGtatcaaagaaaagattatagtttgtatatatatatatatcaactGATTCCAGTGTCACATAGTAACAATCCTCCTTATCGCTCTCACAAGGTCTCACTTATCAA from Naumovozyma dairenensis CBS 421 chromosome 3, complete genome includes these protein-coding regions:
- the CAB3 gene encoding phosphopantothenoylcysteine decarboxylase complex subunit CAB3 (similar to Saccharomyces cerevisiae YKL088W; ancestral locus Anc_2.646), with the translated sequence MSQNSNKLTTHGEPSLITIKKDAATQPVSILNKINTTTTNGGKPLAVNDTAKSKLATTIEKIYPTNGNLNINPVTNPISNRQQISDNQKDPTDTLTNSRPSDKKARLYMNNDINNNILPADQLRSVSNVSIKTAVSFSTNNENEKQLHHRYSISNKPTSKNNSQENLNNNNNNNNHRLSIDTTGVNNKKVTSKTKNEDNIQDDGTLEEKNSIVHMPGDFIYLEPKTPTSSSIDSNNKQITQSHARLITPHRNDTASTIVGTGTATTTSTATVTPATNSSTHNTKSNVKNPKEIIGTPKGPQIPFYEFFQKQDDKKIHILMGTTGSVATIKVPLIIDKLFKIYTPERVSIQLIVTKPAEHFLKGLKISSHVKIWREEDVWYEYKLDGNEPILHHELRKWADILLIAPLSANTLAKIANGICNNLLTSVLRDWSPLTPVLVAPAMNTFMYINPMTKKHLTILQNECPYVTILKPMEKVLICGDIGMGGMREWTDIVEIMRKRINELVKIQNLSNDLTNTSHVIGDNKANIINSNAKDLQQNKKTSTPNDSLAISQDEVENEENEDDDDDDDEEDEDEDDELRNDTASDDSGISDDDDDDNDDSDEAEDEDDDDDDDDYDDDTEQDGKTEQRQI
- the CYT2 gene encoding cytochrome c1 heme lyase CYT2 (similar to Saccharomyces cerevisiae CYT2 (YKL087C); ancestral locus Anc_2.644), which encodes MSSNNNEQPKCPVDEKTRELWLQQHQQQQPQKNTLAKVSTTLECSPDNLKQDLQNPPVVGSTSTTPSSSTITDERTVSSIPRTGTDSNWIYPSEKQFFEAMKRKNWNPNETDMKTVVPLHNSINERVWNYINQWEHSTPCNDIKLTNFKGDSKKLTPRAWFRSTILHYSKPFDRHDWQIDRCGKKIDYVIDFYCDEIETRDKKMKRYLIFIWMYDLN
- the SRX1 gene encoding sulfiredoxin (similar to Saccharomyces cerevisiae SRX1 (YKL086W); ancestral locus Anc_2.642); this translates as MSSIQTHNLQRITEIPLSQIRRPIMPVLDTQKIDAMVSTMNGIPMASKTCSLESAQSMDGKLPPIDVMVVRHNDENYYFAFGGCHRFQAYDRQAKDKDDSNYLVRCKLIPATERQLKMYVGGSIDNMFN
- the MDH1 gene encoding malate dehydrogenase MDH1 (similar to Saccharomyces cerevisiae MDH1 (YKL085W); ancestral locus Anc_2.641), with the protein product MLRSTFQTLSKRTFSSTSINPYKVAVLGASGGIGQPLSLLLKLNHNVTDLRLYDLRNAKGVATDLSHIPTNSTVKGFAPDQQQPDALRDTIKDSDLILIPAGVPRKPGMTRDDLFNINAGIVHDLAQTIAKEAPNSSILVISNPVNSTVPIVAEVLKEHNVYNPKKLFGVTTLDLIRSSRFLSEILKTDPTKEHVNVIGGHSGITIIPILSQLENCSTLSQEQKNELIHRIQFGGDEVVKAKDGAGSATLSMAYAGATFADAVMRGLNDEKNVVMSSFVDSPLFKNEGIDFFASKVTLGPNGVEKIHEFGKLNQHENEMLETCKETLKKNIEKGYTFVKNKK
- the HOT13 gene encoding Hot13p (similar to Saccharomyces cerevisiae HOT13 (YKL084W); ancestral locus Anc_2.640), which translates into the protein MVHKQITRVRYPLLLSSVFVYQPSEAPFDDLSSWPLSNDMSKKIRGKTIDEYSRCIHWNSELDIISLKFKCCSDVYYACYQCHEELTTHPVKRFDLNANPDVKVIICGNCCKEMTFEEYVESKNEYDRLCCFNCQSLFNPGCKLHYDLYFELDSDKYGRDHDIVDCKI
- the NDAI0C00360 gene encoding ankyrin repeat domain-containing protein (similar to Saccharomyces cerevisiae AVO2 (YMR068W); ancestral locus Anc_2.639) produces the protein MMQIEPSERLREAIITGRLLSVKRLLRRYPELLYNIDPQNGWTSLHYAAFNGRYLVCVYLIQLGHDKNETLRTFQGNTCVHLALKNGHEQTTHLLLQHFSRFLNDKGEGNLAPIHIACINDYHQCLSMLISLGADLSIVDENGDNSLNLCLQYGSLDCLKLLLMDDHFHNEMLNKDKNKNHWKPDDIVGSYETQKIYQQLLKENLEAKQARLPRNNSFQSLRSPIVKSVQAFTDNNKGIINEKQPKLTISTNERTSYHNDMSDTRSLMSPKLDIPIFTPTQRFLPRVESPLSMSPSSISTESQSLSNNEIVSYSINDVDSITESNIINNSNQDCGNNVGSINDVTHTRTETINHHNIESINRYLLVDVPNSIQEEREEEEEEEQLVLGNQERRSSIIPNSYISSTNNNSSGIDPSVNRSKASTKLSLLSIPISKVRR
- the TEF4 gene encoding translation elongation factor EF1B gamma (similar to Saccharomyces cerevisiae TEF4 (YKL081W); ancestral locus Anc_2.635) — protein: MSQGTLYAHLGGRGLALEALIEHFNLDFEVVECKGNATFEEKFPLKMSPALVGPKGAKLTETIAIAYYLVNFIEDEKVKAKLVGSTEIEKAQVLRWISFANMEVGSNWFKAFASITGSTPFNKKEVDAAFAKLNAYAAAFEVRLRDFTYLATENVSLADMQAVSTWGSAFKLLLGEEFRSKYPHLMRWFKTVSASPIMASKFEGYQFIEKTLQFVPPKKEKKAEKKPKAEQKPKVEKKPEAEADAEAAPAKKPKHPLEALGKSTFILDEWKRQYSNEDTRPVALPWFWEHYNPEEYSLWKVDYKYNDELTLTFMSNNLVGGFFNRLSASTKYMFGCLVVYGENNNNGITGAIMVRGQDNVPAFNVAPDWESYSYSKLDPTKEEDKEFINNMWAWDKPVVVNGESKEIVDGKVLK
- the NDAI0C00380 gene encoding uncharacterized protein (similar to Saccharomyces cerevisiae YKL068W-A; ancestral locus Anc_2.611) — its product is MSTQTFMSNNNINPFSSINQNWSHTNQKDSRISTNNHTRETSYSSLQMSSSVAYQEYDDEDLIVDLNTGSFTPVNLRSWALMTEVTDKLGKL